The genomic DNA ATTCAGAACAGCACCAATAAGCAAACCTCCGGCACTTCTTCCAATAATACACAACTTTTCCTTTGAACAGTACTTGTTTTCTATTAAATACTCAGCACAAGCAATAAAATCAgtgaaagtattttttttcttcaagaactTCCCATTCTCATACCACTGCCTCCCCATTTCACCACCTCCACGAATGTGAGCTATTGCATAAACAAAACCTCGATCTAACAAAGACAGCCTTGCTGCCTTGAAACTGGGATCTATGCATACCTGTGCAGAATAAGAAATACTGATTTGCCGAGcaagttcaaataaaataattgagtATGAgtgaaaaacacaaagaaattgAATTCATGAATGGAAGGACATTGCATCCAGACCAATTTGCATGAGCATAACTAAAATTATCAGTTCAATTGATGAATCATATGTTCatacaacaaaagcaaaaatgGTCAATTACATAATATAGAAATCTAAGTAACATATCAATCAACTGTTAACTTATTTCCCATGATTGGGGAACAGCAACTGTTTAGACCAGAAAAGCTAAACACAGCCCAGAAAAGTGGCCCACAATTCGAACGTTGAAGCTTTTGAGAGAAGGTTGCAAGAAAGGAATGGATAAAACCACCGACTCAAACTTCAATGAGTTGCACAACATTATTACAAAAGCAAAAGGACTAGGGTTGATATGCCGGAGCCTCAAAGTTCTACATATAGATTGAATATTGTAAGCAATCACACATGATGCATCAAAACAATCCTCCACAACAAGAAGATTTGATCTTTGAAAATCATATTACATTAACATGATGCAAAAGAACCAGTAGCCTTTTTTCCATTATCAACATGGTACCAAAAGCATATAAGTTCCCATTTGTGCCACTATCTACAACTTAATCGATGAAATCCTCTATTACCTCATAAGAACCGTAGCCATAAAGTAGCAATGGATCCAACCCATCAAGTTTCACAAGATCCTTGTGATAAACAATTGATAAAGGAATCTGAGTGCCATCTGGGGCACTGGCCCATTTTCTTTCAGTAACATAATTCGATGCATCAAAACCCCCCAACACCTgaggaaggaaaatgaaattaattatgaATTAGATAAGCAGCTGAATAAATAAAGCATTAACCAGGATATTAATGCACAAATTTCCCTCTTTTTACTCTATTGCaccagagaaaaaaaattcagccaTTACATATATGTCAACCTAGCACTTACATATATTTACAGCTGAGGTATCAATGGTACGAGTCTTCATAGACATTAGCAATTGTTTCACCATTAAAGGAATTACAAACATGGAAAGCCATAAGCCCAAAGTACATCTCTTAATCTTGAAGGCATAacatttgatttcattaatcaTACTCAAAATTTTTGAAGTCCTCATCTACTTGATCTTTTtccaaatatattaaaaaaaaaaagaaaaaagaaaaaaaaaaaaaaagatattttaaaaaaccaaTCAGCAAAAGTTTATGCGTCTCTTTTTAGGGACCTTCAAGAATTACCTCAAAGATTTAATATATGTTCTTTCTGCCATACCTTGTAACACGATGATTCTGGGCTTTCTTAATGTTCAAGCAAATATTATGAAAAACTTATGAGTTGGTTAAATGGAGCAAGCACGTATTATTAAGTCAAAtatcacacacatacacatgcAAAAATGATTAATAAATGAGTCAATTCTATGATTAGTTCAAATTTATGTGTCGATGTCTTGATTAATTCTGGGTTTAACAGAAGCAGCAAGCTCATAAAGTTTATAACACAGGAAAATGAGAGCATATATTTACACATATACAGAAATCATGCCCATAGATAAGATCAGATAAGAGAACTACACCTATTGTCCTAAGCATGTAAATCGAAGTCTGCGCAGAACACAATAATTTGAAAAGGATTTATTTATAGAACTTCTTACAGCTTCAATCTTCTTCAGAACAGAAATGCCTGCCTTCATATCATAATCATACACTGAGGGAGGAGTCTTCATTGAGCTATAGTCAAATCGTAAAATGCTGGAAGAAAACTGTGACTGTAATGGTTCCACCGAGTATATTGGATCAATGAAATCAACAATATGACCACTTTGAAGACTCTTAAGCGGTTCTCCAGCATCTGGAAGGCCATAAATAGTTACTTTTGGTAGACCCTCTTCACGCTCATAGATAACGAGATGATCCTTAAAGAGCTGCATATCCTGAATTTTTACGCTGGACAAAATTCAAACTTAATAAGCTTTCATTTCATGGAACAATGTGTCTCCAAGAATACAGAGGGAATGGTAACTACTTAAGAAATAGCACGTTCTATGCAAAAATTTCTAGTTTGGGTGTGCAATAAATAACAtcacaaaatgccaaaattgtGCACACACCTGCATACCTCGTTGCAtcattatatttcatttttctgcaCCATAATTGGGTACATAGAAGGATAAGTGGTCAGAGAAAGTGCAAATGAATGGCTAACAGCAGGGAGATATGTTTGCCCATAAAGTCATTGGTCACTTTCATTAAGTTTACATACTAAGGACAAAAGGCAGAGCATATTAAAGGACTGAAAGTATcccaaatgtgtgtgtgtgtgtgtgtgtatcaGTGGAAGGTCAAAATTAAAGCAGAAGAGTGTCTGATTTTTTCAAGTTAGGTAGGTCGCAATCAAGTCTACACTCTCTAAGCTAATAATACAATCACTTGCACCATAATTTACATAGAACACAAGAAATAGGCCAGAATACTCTACCAAGGAGAGGCAGCCACAACATTAATGTCTCAGCAATGTTAAACATCATGTTCATATTGATTATCACCTTTCCCTGTGGGGAAGAAGAACCGTAGTTGCAGATGTATCATCCAGAGGACAAGCTACTATCTCGGAATTGAAACACTCATCGCTTCTCCTCCGAATAAAAAAATGATCTCCACGATGGCtgactgacgtgtcaataccatcTAGACGAGGTGTAAGAACTTTAAGCCCATCTTCAGGCTTTGAAACATCAAGACAGAAGTTGAACCTTGTATTTTTACTTTCAGAAGCAACGAACAAAAACCTCTTGCTCTCAGAAGCTTGAAGATCAAGAGAAAACGTGTCATCCTTTTCGTGATAAAGACAGGAATCCCGTGATTGTTCCGCTCCCAGTTTATGCAACCATGCCTGCGAGCgccaaaattatatatatatatatataaacagacGATTGCCATCACCATTACCAAAAAGTATATGTTTGTTTTTCATAGAAAAAGGAAGTAGAAGAACCTTGTCAGGACGGAGAATTTCATCCATGGTGATGTAAACTAAAGAATCGTCACCAGCCCATTCGAGATAGGAAGTGAGACCCAGAAGAGGGTTGCCCACAGGAGCCCCAGTTTGAGAGTCAATGACGTAGGCAGTATAAATCTCATCTCCTTTGGTATCTTCCGTATAGGCCACCAGCTTGTTATTGGGACTAACCTTGAAAGCTGCAACTACATAATAATCATGAGCTTGAGCCTTGACATTCTCATCCAAGATAACATGCTCCTCAGGGGCATCAGGGCCTGTGGGCATGGTGTCGTACACGGAAGGTGGGGCCCCCGCCGCATTGGGTATAAGACGCCGACAGTGCTGAACGTACTCCTTACCCTGCAAAGTCCTCTCGTAGTAGTAGTATTCCCCTTTGCGAACAGGGGCAGACACATCGTCCTCCTTCACCCGCCCTCTTATCTCCGCAAACAGCTCATCTTCAAACTTTTTGCCACCTTACAGAAAAACGAAGaggtctattttttttataaaaaaaaaaaaaattt from Corylus avellana chromosome ca6, CavTom2PMs-1.0 includes the following:
- the LOC132184104 gene encoding uncharacterized protein LOC132184104, which gives rise to MHQRHRHRIGLGNLLNLLPVVLSPNQCAVPTSIRKSTATMATEPKPKPPVAKKVEHVMEMFGDARIDKYYWLRDDSRTDPEVLSYLKQENAYTDSVMSGGKKFEDELFAEIRGRVKEDDVSAPVRKGEYYYYERTLQGKEYVQHCRRLIPNAAGAPPSVYDTMPTGPDAPEEHVILDENVKAQAHDYYVVAAFKVSPNNKLVAYTEDTKGDEIYTAYVIDSQTGAPVGNPLLGLTSYLEWAGDDSLVYITMDEILRPDKAWLHKLGAEQSRDSCLYHEKDDTFSLDLQASESKRFLFVASESKNTRFNFCLDVSKPEDGLKVLTPRLDGIDTSVSHRGDHFFIRRRSDECFNSEIVACPLDDTSATTVLLPHRESVKIQDMQLFKDHLVIYEREEGLPKVTIYGLPDAGEPLKSLQSGHIVDFIDPIYSVEPLQSQFSSSILRFDYSSMKTPPSVYDYDMKAGISVLKKIEAVLGGFDASNYVTERKWASAPDGTQIPLSIVYHKDLVKLDGLDPLLLYGYGSYEVCIDPSFKAARLSLLDRGFVYAIAHIRGGGEMGRQWYENGKFLKKKNTFTDFIACAEYLIENKYCSKEKLCIIGRSAGGLLIGAVLNMRPDLFKAAVAGVPFVDVLTTMLDPTIPLTTSEWEEWGDPRKEEFYFYMKSYSPVDNVKAQNYPDILVTAGLNDPRVLYSEPAKFVAKLRDLKTDDNLLLFKCEFGAGHSSKSGRFEKLQEDAFTYGFIMKALNMIPDLGNGEN